The Microbacterium oleivorans genome contains the following window.
GATCGGCGATCGGCTGGAGCACCGCCGTGGCCTCGGCCAGGTCGTCGGCGTCGGCGAGCGCGGCAGGCGACCCCAGCCCGGTGGCCGAGCCGACCGTCTCGCGCACCTCGGGCAGGTCGGCGAGACTCGACGCGACCTCGAGCACGCGCTCGCCCGTGGCCTCGCGGATGGTGCGCTCCTGCAGGGCGAGCGCGACCGCACCGGTCGCCGAGAGCGCGGCGATGCTGATCACCGAGGGCAGCACGAGCAGGACGAGACGCACCGCGGACGGTCTCATCGTGAACGGCATCCTGTCGACTTCCTCGTGCGAACGGACGCGAGCGGACCGGGCCCGTGCGCATCTATGAGAACAAATCCCGCCACGCTCGGGGGCGGCTCGGCGAAGTGCCATCCTAATTCGATCTCGCGGAGACGACGACGTCCGCGCGAATGGGAGTGATCATGACGCACAGCGCGACAGAGACAGATGCGCGCCCGCAGCATCGGGGCCGAACCCTGGCTGCACGCATCATCGGAGGGGCCGTCGCCGCGGCCGCGATCGTGACGGCCGGAGTCGGCTCCATCACCTCGGCCGCCACCGGCCAGGAGATCAACGCCTCGATGACGATCATCGCCCCGGCTGCCGCCGGTGGCGGCTGGGACGGAGTGGCGCGCGAGCTGCAGCAGGCGCAGAAGGCCAACGGGCTGGTGAACAACGTCCAGGTGGTGAACATGCCCGGGGCCGGCGGCACCATCGCCCTCGGCAACGTGTCGGTGCTCGACGGCCAGCCCGGGAACATGCTGGTGGGTGGGACGGGGTTGCTCGCCGCCACCATCCAGTTCGACTCCGCGGCGAAGCTCGGGGATGTCACGCCGCTGGCGGTCGTCGTCGAGGAGTACGACGTCATCGTCGTTCCGGCCGACTCCCCCTACGAGACCCTCGACGATCTCGTGAACGCCTGGCGCGAGGACCCGAAGTCGATCCCGTGGACCGGCGGCGGGTCGTTCGACCAGCTCGTGGTCACCGACCTGGCCCTCGCCGCGGGCATCGACCCGATCGACACGACGTACATCTCGTCGGACGGCGGCGGCGAGGCCATCCAGGCCCTCCTCAACGGCACGGCCCAGGCTGCTGCCGGCGGGTACCCCGACAACATCGACCAGATCGAGGCGGGGCGCCTGCGGGCGCTCGCCCTCGTGTCGGAGCAGCCGATCGAGGGGATCGACATCCCGACGGCGAACGAGCAGGGCTACGACATCTCGCTCTCGAACTGGCGCATGCTCGCCGCGCCGTCCGGACTCAGCGACGACGACGTCGACACCCTCACCGAGCTCGTGCTCGACTCGGTCGCGACGCCCGAGTGGCAGGACGCCATCGATCGCTATCGCTGGACCGAACGCATCATCACCGGAGACGAACTGACGGCCTTCCTCGACGACGAAGAAGAGCGCATCACCAACCTGTACGAGGAGATGGGACTATGACGTTCCCCCCGAACCCGACGGCGACCTCGGCCGTCGTCGGTGACCGCCTGCGACTCGTGTCGGGGCCGGGCATCGCCGTCCTGCTCAAGGGCCTGACGATGCCGGTGATCATCACGGCCTTCGCGACCTACCTGCTCGTCGGCATCTTCACGATGAAGGTCCCCGCCAACGCCGTGTTCCCCGGCCCGCAGTTCTTCCCCGGCATCATCGCGGGCGGCCTGTACGTCTTCGCCGCCGCCCTGGTGGTCTCGGCGCTCAAGGAGATGCGCGAGACGAGCGCGGCACGTCCCGACATCGCCGCCGTGACCGCGGATGTCGTCGGTGGTGACGACGCCGGCGCCGAGTCCGGGGCCGCCGCACCGACGCGAGCGGTGCGCGTCGACGTGCGGTCGCTGTTGTGGGTGGTCGGCGCGTTCTTCGCCTTCGCCTTCCTGCTCGAGATCCTCGGGTGGATCATCGCCGCAGGCCTCCTCTTCTGGTGCGTCGCGCGAGCCTTCGGGTCGACGAAGCACCTGGGCGGTCTCGTCGTCGGGCTCACGGTGAGCTCCATCGCCTACATCGGTTTCGACATGGTGCTCGGGATGCCGCTCCCGTCCGGCATCCTCGGAGGGTTCTGACATGGATGTGCTCGAGCTTCTCGGCCAGGGCTTCGCGGGCGCGCTGACCCCCGCCAACCTCCTCTGGGTGCTGATCGGGTGCCTCCTCGGCACCGCGGTGGGCGTGCTCCCCGGCCTCGGTTCGTCGATGGCCGTCGCGCTGCTGCTGCCCATCACCTTCTCGCTCGACCCGACGGCGGCGTTCATCATGTTCGCGGGCGTCTACTTCGGCGGCTTGTTCGGCGACTCGACCATGGGCATCCTCATGAACACCCCGGGTCAGGCGTCGGCGATCGCGTCGACCTTCGAGGGCCACAAGATGGCTCTCAACGGCCGGGCGGCGCAGGCCCTCGCGACCGCCGCCATCGGCGCGTTCATCGGAGGCTTCGTCGCCTCGGTCGTCGTGGTGTTCGTCGCTCCGGCCCTGGCCGACTTCTCGAGCCGGTTCGGTCCGGCCGAGTTCTTCGCGCTCGCGGTGTTCGCGTTCGCGGCGACCTCGTCGGTCGTCACCGACAACGTCGTGAAGGGCCTGACGGCTCTGTTCATCGGGCTGGGCATCGCCGTCATCGGCATCGACGGCGTCTCGGGAGCCCCGCGGTTCACGATGGACTCCCCGAATCTCTTCGACGGCATCTCGCTCGTCACCGTGACGGTCGCGATCCTCGCGCTCGGCGAGGTCATCTACGTCGCCTGCCTCGAGCGGCACACCTCGAACAAGGCGCTCATCAAGCCGACCGGTCGGCCCTGGCTGACGCGCCGCGAGCTGAAGGAGGCGGCGCCGGCGTGGGCGCGCGGCACCGCGATCGGCCTGCCGTTCGGCGTCGTACCGGCCGGCGGCTCGGAGATCCCGACCTTCCTCGCCTACGGCGTGGAGAAGCGGCTCGACGCCCGGCGCAAGAACCCGCAGTTCGGCCGGGGCGCCATCCGGGGACTGGCGGCTCCCGAGGCGGCGGGCAACTCCACCACCGGCATGGCGATGGGCGCGCTGCTCGCCCTGGGCCTGCCGATCTCCGCGACCGCGGCGATCATGCTGGCCGCCTTCCGCCAGTACGGGCTGCAGCCCGGCCCGCTGCTGTTCGATCGCGCACCCGACCTCGTCTGGTCGCTGCTGGCGAGCTTCTTCATCGCGATGGTCGTGCTGCTCATCCTCAACCTGCCGTTCGCGATGCTCTGGGCCAAGCTGCTGCTGATCCCCCGCCCCTATCTCTACGCGGGCATCACGGTGTTCTGCGCGCTCGGCATCTACGCGACGTCGGGTTCGACGTTCGACCTGCTGATGCTGCTGGGGATCGGTCTGCTCGGCTTCCTGATGCGCGCGATGGACTTCCCCCTCGCACCGCTCATCATCGGCATGGTTCTCGGACCGCTGGCCGAGACGAGCCTGCGCGACGCGGCGATGAGCTCGAACGGCGACTTCTCGGTGCTGGTGCAGAGCCCGATCACGATCGTGCTCTACGCCCTGCTGGCCCTCGTGCTGGTGTTCTCGGTACGGAGCCGCGTCGTGGCACGCAAGCGCGAGAAGCATCTCACGAACGCCTGAGGTCCGCGACTCAGGCGGTGGCCAGCATGCGGTCGGCGGTGCGCAGCGACAGTGCCATCTGCGTCAGCCCCGGGTTGGCCGAGAGAGCGCTCGGGAACGTCGAGTTGTCGCAGATCCACATGTTCGGGATGTCGTGCGACCGGCCGTCCGGGTCGACGACGCCGTCGCCGGGGTCGGTGCTCATCCGGCACGTGCCGATCGTGTGGGCGGTCCGGGCGAGCACGCGAGTCTCTCGGGCCCCGGCGGCGTCGAGGATGCGGGTCATCACGCCCACCGCGTGATCGTCGATCGCCTTCTCGTTCGCTCCCGGCGAGAAGCTGACCTCGGCGCGAGGGATGCCCCACTCGTCGGTGTCGTCCGAGAGTTCGAGCCGGTTGCCGTCAGCCGGCAGGCACTCGCCGTTGATGCCGATGCCGGCCGAGAACTGCCAGGCGTCGAGGGCGTCCATGAGCTCCCGCCCCCAGAGCGACCCGCCGCGCACAAGCGAGGTGCCGTAGGTCAGCGGCATCACGCCGAGGCTCTGGATGAGGTAGCCGCCCGCGAAGTCGACGCCCGCAGGACGCACGAAGTCCTCCGTGATCGCCGCCGACGGGTACCCGCGGTAGCCGCGGATGCTCTCGTCGAAGCGGCCCCACACCTGCACGGCCCCGTGGGCGAGGAAGTTGCGGCCGACCTGGCCGCTCGAGTTCGCGAGCCCCGTGTTCAGCAGCAGGCGCGGTGTCTCGATCCCCCCGCCGGCGAGGACGAGCGAAGCGCACCGCTGACGGTACTCGACCCCCTCGTGCAGGTACACCACACCGGTGACCCTGCCAGCCGCATCCTGCTCGATGCGGTGCACCATCGAGTCCGGGCGGATCTCCGCGCCGTGTGCGACGGCGACGGGCAGATAGGTGATCGCCGTCGTCGCCTTGTACCCGAACCGGTCGCCCTGATGGATGCCGCCCACGTCGATGCTCGCCTTACGCGTGCCGTAGTGCGGCTGCTCGCGGTCACGCGTGATGATGGCCGCCGGCGCGTCGGTCGCGGTGATCCCCAGGCGCTCGCACCCCTGCAGCACGAGGTCGGCCGGGGCGTTGCGTCGGGTCGGCCCGTCGAGGTACTCCCGCTGCGGATCCCACGGATACGGCATCGGTCCGCTGACGCCGATCACTTTCTCGACCTCGACGATGTAACGGATCAGCTCGTCGTAGTCGATCGGCCAGTCGCGCCCCTGGCCCGACTCGGTTCGCAGTGCGAGGTCGCGTCGATCGGGTCGCGGCGTGAACGCACCCCAGTGGAGGGTGCCGCCACCGACGCCCCAGCCGCTGTTGTTCGGGCCGAAAGCCGTCGGCGCATCTCCCCCGCTGAATCGGTCGGACATCCAGTTGATGCGGGTCGCCTCGCGCTCGTCGGGCGAGAACTCGTCGAGCTCGAGGTTCGGGCCCGCCTCGAGCGCCACGACCCGCAGACCCCGCTCGGCGAGCCGGCTGAGAAGCGGTCCACCGCCGGCGCCCGTGCCGACGACGACGACGTCCACCACCTCGTCGAGATCGTAGGTGCGCATGCCGGTGAGGTTCATGAGGTTCGTCCTTCCGCCGCGCCGAGGCGACCGAGTTCTTCGGGTTCCCACTCCTCGCGCTCGCCCGCGGCGAGGACGAGGTAGCCGGCGGGCTCGGGTCCGGTGCCGCCGGTCGCGAAGCCCGAGTAACCCACGTGGGCGAGCGAGGCCGGATGCGACAGCCACAACCGGACGAGGTCGTTGCGCGCGTCCTCGAACCACAGGCTCAGCTGTCGAGGTGTGAGCACCGAGCCCGCTGCGGCCTTCCCCTCGATGACCTCGCGGATGACGGCATCCTGAGCCGCGGTGCCGCGCATCCAGATCGCGGCGAGCGCGTCGAGGCCCGCGCGATACGCCTCGACGTCGGTCGACATGCCCGTCGGGCGCCAGCCGTCGCTCTCGCCGGCCTCGATCATGCGATCCAGACGCGCCGCCAGGTCGATCGCCGGGCCCGGCTGCTGCGGCACGAGACGGCGCGAGAGCTCGCGGAGCAGCGCGAGCTGCGCCTCGCTGAGCGCCCGCGGCCGGTACCCCGGATCGTCGGCCAGTGCTCGGCGGGCGAGGGTCGCGCGCATCGCGACGTCCGTTCGCGACGACGTGATGATCCGCGCCCAGGGCTCGGGGACGCGGGGACCGTGCGTCGCGACGTCGCTCGCGAGACCGCGGATCGCGGTGGCAGCACCGTCGATGGCGACCACGGCCGGCACCTCGTGGCGGCGGATGCCGTCGGGAACCTCGGCGCCGTCGATCACGACCCCGGCGAGGCCGAAGACGCCCGGCGCTCCGTCGAGGGCGCGTCCGACGATCTCTGTGGCGATGTCGCGCTCGTCCGGCCCCGCGACGAGGATCCACGGGGTGAGGATCTCGGTCTCGGCGATGGCCGACACCAGCGCATCAGCGCCCAGCGCAGCGTCGAGCGTGACTGCGGTGAAGGGTCCGGCCACGACCTCGTCGGCGTCGCGCTCGGCGTCGTCTGCGATGCGTGGGACGTCGTGAAGCTGCGGTACGTCTCCGCAGAGGGAGACGACCGCGAAGGGGTGTTCGCTCACGGGGTGACCATGCCTCCGTTGACGTTGAGCGTCTCGCCCGAGACGTAGCTCGACTCCGCCGAGGCGAGGAAGACGAACGCGGGAGCGATCTCGGCGGGCTGTCCGGCGCGCTGGTAGGTGCTCTCGTCGTCGAACGCCCGCATCTGCTCGTCGGAGACCCCGTGGCTGACCTGCAGCGCCGA
Protein-coding sequences here:
- a CDS encoding tripartite tricarboxylate transporter substrate binding protein — encoded protein: MTHSATETDARPQHRGRTLAARIIGGAVAAAAIVTAGVGSITSAATGQEINASMTIIAPAAAGGGWDGVARELQQAQKANGLVNNVQVVNMPGAGGTIALGNVSVLDGQPGNMLVGGTGLLAATIQFDSAAKLGDVTPLAVVVEEYDVIVVPADSPYETLDDLVNAWREDPKSIPWTGGGSFDQLVVTDLALAAGIDPIDTTYISSDGGGEAIQALLNGTAQAAAGGYPDNIDQIEAGRLRALALVSEQPIEGIDIPTANEQGYDISLSNWRMLAAPSGLSDDDVDTLTELVLDSVATPEWQDAIDRYRWTERIITGDELTAFLDDEEERITNLYEEMGL
- a CDS encoding tripartite tricarboxylate transporter TctB family protein, with the translated sequence MTFPPNPTATSAVVGDRLRLVSGPGIAVLLKGLTMPVIITAFATYLLVGIFTMKVPANAVFPGPQFFPGIIAGGLYVFAAALVVSALKEMRETSAARPDIAAVTADVVGGDDAGAESGAAAPTRAVRVDVRSLLWVVGAFFAFAFLLEILGWIIAAGLLFWCVARAFGSTKHLGGLVVGLTVSSIAYIGFDMVLGMPLPSGILGGF
- a CDS encoding tripartite tricarboxylate transporter permease, whose product is MDVLELLGQGFAGALTPANLLWVLIGCLLGTAVGVLPGLGSSMAVALLLPITFSLDPTAAFIMFAGVYFGGLFGDSTMGILMNTPGQASAIASTFEGHKMALNGRAAQALATAAIGAFIGGFVASVVVVFVAPALADFSSRFGPAEFFALAVFAFAATSSVVTDNVVKGLTALFIGLGIAVIGIDGVSGAPRFTMDSPNLFDGISLVTVTVAILALGEVIYVACLERHTSNKALIKPTGRPWLTRRELKEAAPAWARGTAIGLPFGVVPAGGSEIPTFLAYGVEKRLDARRKNPQFGRGAIRGLAAPEAAGNSTTGMAMGALLALGLPISATAAIMLAAFRQYGLQPGPLLFDRAPDLVWSLLASFFIAMVVLLILNLPFAMLWAKLLLIPRPYLYAGITVFCALGIYATSGSTFDLLMLLGIGLLGFLMRAMDFPLAPLIIGMVLGPLAETSLRDAAMSSNGDFSVLVQSPITIVLYALLALVLVFSVRSRVVARKREKHLTNA
- a CDS encoding GMC family oxidoreductase encodes the protein MNLTGMRTYDLDEVVDVVVVGTGAGGGPLLSRLAERGLRVVALEAGPNLELDEFSPDEREATRINWMSDRFSGGDAPTAFGPNNSGWGVGGGTLHWGAFTPRPDRRDLALRTESGQGRDWPIDYDELIRYIVEVEKVIGVSGPMPYPWDPQREYLDGPTRRNAPADLVLQGCERLGITATDAPAAIITRDREQPHYGTRKASIDVGGIHQGDRFGYKATTAITYLPVAVAHGAEIRPDSMVHRIEQDAAGRVTGVVYLHEGVEYRQRCASLVLAGGGIETPRLLLNTGLANSSGQVGRNFLAHGAVQVWGRFDESIRGYRGYPSAAITEDFVRPAGVDFAGGYLIQSLGVMPLTYGTSLVRGGSLWGRELMDALDAWQFSAGIGINGECLPADGNRLELSDDTDEWGIPRAEVSFSPGANEKAIDDHAVGVMTRILDAAGARETRVLARTAHTIGTCRMSTDPGDGVVDPDGRSHDIPNMWICDNSTFPSALSANPGLTQMALSLRTADRMLATA